The Chiroxiphia lanceolata isolate bChiLan1 chromosome 4, bChiLan1.pri, whole genome shotgun sequence genome contains a region encoding:
- the NKX3-2 gene encoding homeobox protein Nkx-3.2, with product MAVRGGNALTPFSIQAILNKKEERARHAAGRPPPPGAAGGWRLCGAAEDPPLPAPAARAQAPRTPAGWDSDSALSEDPEGERRSEEEGAGGSARPAEATVGGRPAEEVQPPETAERDAAGLSDSEMSATVSDRSPPDEEDGAGKCGNLMPGEEEAAAPKPRKKRSRAAFSHAQVFELERRFNHQRYLSGPERADLAASLKLTETQVKIWFQNRRYKTKRRQMAADLLAAAPAAKKVAVKVLVRDDQRQYHPGEVLRPPSLLSLQPSYYYPYYCLPGWALSTCAAAAGTQ from the exons ATGGCCGTTCGCGGCGGCAACGCCCTGACGCCTTTCTCCATCCAGGCCATCCTCAACAAGAAGGAGGAGCGCGCCCGCCAcgcggcggggcggccgccgcccccggggGCTGCCGGCGGCTGGCGGCTGTGCGGCGCCGCCGAGGACCCGCCGCTCccagcgcccgccgcccgcgcccAGGCCCCGCGGACGCCGGCGGGCTGGGATTCGGACTCGGCGCTCAGCGAGGACCCAGAGGGCGAGCGGCGCTCCGAGGAGGAGGGCGCCGGTggcagcgcccgccccgcggaAGCCACGGTCGGGGGGCGGCCGGCGGAGGAGGTGCAGCCCCCGGAGACGGCGGAGCGGGACGCCGCCGGCCTCAGCGACAGCGAGATGTCGGCCACCGTCTCAG ATCGCAGCCCCCCGGACGAGGAGGACGGAGCGGGCAAGTGCGGGAATTTGATGCcgggggaggaggaggcggcaGCGCCGAAGCCGCGGAAGAAGCGCTCCCGCGCAGCCTTTTCCCACGCGCAGGTCTTCGAGCTGGAGCGGCGCTTCAACCACCAGCGCTACTTGTCGGGGCCCGAGAGGGCCGACCTGGCCGCCTCACTAAAGCTCACCGAGACGCAGGTGAAGATCTGGTTTCAGAACCGGCGCTACAAGACCAAGCGGCGGCAGATGGCCGCCGACCTCCTGGCAGCCGCCCCCGCCGCCAAGAAGGTGGCCGTCAAGGTGCTGGTGCGCGACGACCAGAGACAGTACCACCCCGGCGAGGTGCTGCGACCGCCCTCGCTGCTCTCCCTCCAGCCGTCCTACTACTACCCCTACTACTGCCTGCCCGGGTGGGCTCTGTCCACCTGTGCTGCAGCCGCTGGCACACAGTGA